AGGACGTGTGAACGACAGCAGTGTTCCGGAGCCGGACAATCTCGCCCTGTCGCGGAAGGAGGACTTCAAGGCGTTCGCCGAGAGCCCCCGCCGCAGCCGGCCCGATCTACTGACCCGCAAGCAGCTGAAGTCCCTGGCCACGCAGGCACGGGCGGACTACGACCGGCAGCGCCGGAAGTGGCACGCGAACATCGGCCCCATCAAGACACCGCAACTGGCGCAACTGCACGAGGACCTGTGGGACATCGTCGACAGCAACGAGCACGACGGCGACAAGGCCAAGGGGGCGGTTGCCGTCGACGCGTTCCCGGGACTGGGCAAGACAACCTCGGTGCTTGCCTTCGCCCGCGACTTCCACCAGCGGGAGATCGATGAGTCGGGCCCGTTCACAAGCCAGGGACACGAGCGGATCCCGGTCTGCCGGGTCGGGCTGACCGGGAACACCGGGATGAAGGACCTCAACCGGGCCATGCTGGAGTTCTTCGGCCACCCCGGACAGGGACGTGGCACCACCGCCCAGTTCGGACGGCGGGTGCTGGACTGCGTGTTGTCCTGCGATGTCCGACTGGTT
This sequence is a window from Streptomyces sp. NBC_01217. Protein-coding genes within it:
- a CDS encoding AAA family ATPase, with amino-acid sequence MNDSSVPEPDNLALSRKEDFKAFAESPRRSRPDLLTRKQLKSLATQARADYDRQRRKWHANIGPIKTPQLAQLHEDLWDIVDSNEHDGDKAKGAVAVDAFPGLGKTTSVLAFARDFHQREIDESGPFTSQGHERIPVCRVGLTGNTGMKDLNRAMLEFFGHPGQGRGTTAQFGRRVLDCVLSCDVRLVVLDDLHFLRWGQNSGIEVSNHLKWIANEFPVTLLMVGVELAEKGLFGEGTNGRDTALAQTGRRTTRLGLRPFTIEAEAGRREWRQMLLALEQRLVLTDKHPGMLADDLSDYLFARSTGHIGSLMTLINRGCQRAVRTGAERLDQELMDRVKNDEASEAARLELQAALEKKRLTSRPRSRSRRAA